Below is a genomic region from Caulobacter rhizosphaerae.
AAGTTCGACACCAACAAGCCGACCCAGACCCTGGAAGGCCGCGCCAGCGCCTCGTACGGCACCTATGGCACGACCACCTTCGACGGCGGCATCGGCGGTCCGATCGTGGCCGACAAACTGGCCTTCCGCGTCTCGGCGCTCTACCAGCACCGCGACGACTATGTCGACAACACCTTCGCCGGCGCCAGCGCCGACGGCACCGTCACCCCGAAGAAGAACGCCATGGGCGGCTTCGACGAGAAGGACGTGCGGATCCAACTGCTGGCCACCCCGACCGAACAGCTGACGGTCCTGGCCTCGGCCCACGCCCGCAACTACGAGGGCACCTCGACCCTGTTCCTGCGCGGCGCGCTGAAAAAGGGCTCCAACAGCTCGACCGCCCCGCGCGACAGCGTCGCCTTCGACGAGGCCAACAACAACCCGCAGGCCTACGACACTCAAGGCACGTCGCTGAACATCGCCTACGACTTCGGGCCGGTGACCCTGACCTCGATCAGCGCCTACGAGACCACCAGCGGCTACAGCCGCGGCGACACCGACGGCGGCGCGGCGGCCAACTTCCCGGTGGCCGGCGCGCCCAACGGCTTTGGCCAGTCGATGGGCCAGGTCCGCGACCTCGACCAGCTGACCCAGGAAATCCGCCTGGCCAGCAACGGCGACGACCGCCTGAAGTGGCAGGTCGGGGCGCTGTACTTCGACTCGCGCGACACCACCGACTTCTTCCAGCGCGCCTATTTCCTCACCACCGCCGCCCGCAACCCCAACAACTGGGTCGAGCTGAACAACCTCAACACCTCGTGGGCGGTGTTCGGCCAGGTCAGCTACAAGCTGACGGACGCCCTGACGGTCACCGGCGGCCTGCGCGACACCTACGACGCCAAGAAGACCGTCCTGGCCAAGACCGCCAACACCGCCGCCAACGTCTCCACCTATGCCGGCCGCCGCTACGTGCGCCTGTCGGACGAGCAGGTCAGCTGGGATCTGTCGGCCAACTACGAGGTCAATCCCGACCTGAACCTCTACGCCCGCGTGGCCAAGGGCTTCCGCGGCCCGACCATCCAGGGCCGCTCGGCGGTGTTCAACAGCGACTTCACGACCGCCAATTCCGAGACGATCCTGTCGTGGGAAGCCGGCTTCAAGAGCACGCTGCTGGACAACACCCTGCGCCTGAACGCCTCGGCCTTCACCTATGAGGTCAAGGACATCCAGCTGAACGGCAACGATTCCAACGGCAACGGCGTCCTGTTCAACGCCGACAAGGCCAAGGCCTACGGCCTGGAAGCCGACGCCGAATGGCGCCCGATCGCCAACCTGACCCTGACCGCCGGCGTCAGCCTGCTGCATAGCGAAATCAAGGACAAGCGCGTCTACGCCCAGGTCTGCGCCCTCAACAGCGTGGTGGTCTGCACGGTCAAGAACCCGACGATCGCGATCGTCGGTCCGTTCGGCACCAGCACCTTCGCCCAGATCGACGGCCAGCCGCTGCCCAACGCGCCGAAGTACAACCTCAGCTTCACGGGCCGCTATGACGTGCCGGTCGGCGCCGACGGCAAGCTGTTCGTCGCCACCGACTGGAACGTCCAGGGCTATACGAACTTCGTGCTCTACAAGACCGACGAGTTCTACTCGAAGGGCAATTTCGAAGGCGGGCTGAAGCTCGGCTACGAAGGCGGAAACGGCGCGTATGAAGTGGCCCTGTTCGGCCGCAACATCACCAACGAGAAGAACCTCAAGGGCGTCATCGAGAACTACATGGCGGCCGTCTACAACGAGCCGCGCATCGTGGGCGTCTCGGTCAGCGCCAAGCTGAAGTAGTCTTCGCCGACATCGTCGGACCTCTTGAAACCCCGTCGCCGGCTCCGGCGGCGGGGTTTTTCGCGCCTGCTCCTCAAGGGATTCCTTGAGTTGCAGAAAACGAAAGTTTCTATCGCCGATTGCGGTAACGGCCGAGTTCGGTCAGGCTCCTCCGAGGACGGCGCGCGTGGATGGCTCAGTATCGCGTCGGCAAGTCGCGACGGCGGCGTCCTGCTTCGAAAACCAAATTTTTGAAGAGAGAGGGAGCATCCATGTCACTGAGAGTTAATGGCCCGCCGCTGCAGCCCGGCGACAACCCACCGCCGCAAGACACCAACACCGACGGCTGGGCCTCGCGCCTGGCCAAGCTGATCCCCGCCGAGGCGCTGGGAACCTATGCCGCGACCGTGGCGCTGATCCCGGCCTCGGTCACGGGCGTGGGCAAGCTGATCGGCCTGATCCTGATCGCCGTGGCCTGCATCGCGATCCTGGTCGTGGTCCGCGTCAAGTCCACCTCGAAAGGCGGCGTAAAGCCTCAGGTGCTGGGGATCGTCATCTCGGCGATCTCGTTCGTCATCTGGACCGCGACCCTGGGGGCGAACTCACCCATTCCGTTGCCGTCCTCGGTGGCGTTCGTCCCCACGATCGTGGCGCTGCTGTGGGTCGCCGCGATCGGGGTGTTCTATCGCGGGGACGAAGGGAACGCGCCCGAGGCCGCCACCAGCTGAGCGGCGCGAGGGATCATCCCTCGACCAGGGATCGCACCAGGTCCAGGTCGGCCGGCTTGTCGACGTCCACCGCCGCCAAGCCGTGCCGCGCCCGCACCGCCGCGGCCCTGACCCCCGCCAGGCGCCCGATCCGCGCGACCATCTCGTCCAGGGTCATCTGGCCCAGCAGATAGCGGATCAGCGTGACGGGGCCGAACAGGGCCGCGATCTTCCACGGCTGTTTGCGATGCTTCTCGACCGTGCGCCACAGGTCGATGGCCCGCAGGCTGGCCGGGGTCTTCAGGTAGAACAGGTTGCAGCCCGAATAGCGGCCGTCGCGAAACGCCAGGTAGGTGCGCTTGGTGGTCGGCGCGGCGGCCTGCACCAGCGCCTCCTCGCCCAGCAGGATGGCGATGTCGGCGTCGGCCGGGGTGTCGGCCATGAAGTCGCTCACCCATTCGGCCTGCAGCAGAGCGTGGTCCACGGTCGTGACCAGGAGGGGCGTGCCCATGGCCTGGGCGCCGTCGTGGACGCTCTGGCTGGGGCCGGCGGCCGAGGGCAGGCGCGATAGCGTTGCGCGGGTGGTCTCGTCGGCCAGGGCCGCCTCCAGGGCCGCGTCGTTGGTCGAGACGCCGATGCGCTCGGCGCCGGCCTTGTCCAGCGCGTCCAGCACCCGGGCCAGCAACGTGCGACCGCCCAGAACGATCAGGCCCTTCTGGCTGACGCCGGCATAGGCGGCGACAGGGTCGACGCCGCCGCGCGAGCCGGCCAGCACCAGCGCCTGGAACGCAGCCACGGCCCTAGATCGCCTTCTCGTAGATCCGGTAGGTCTTGTAGATCTCCGCGCCCATGGCTTCCGAGATCCGGCGCATCGGCGCGTTGTCCTCGAGGATCCACGAGAACTCGAACTTGTCGTAGCCCAGGGCCAGGCCGGCGTCGCGGCCGGCGTTCATCAGGTGGAACGGCACGACCTGGCCGCGCAGGCTGTCGGCGAACTTGCGTTTGAGGCCCATCAGCGGGATGCGGATCGACTTCACCCGCTTGACCTTCAGCCGCCACAGCAGCTTGGCCCAGCCGAACGGCAGCAGCTTGCCGTTCAGGCCCTCGATGGCCTCGTTGACATTGGGCAGCAGCACGATGAAGCCGGCCGGCTCGCCGTCGATCTCGGCGAACAGGATCAGGCGCTTGTCCAGCACGTCCTTCAGCGACTTGCCCAACTGGGCGGTCTCGGCCTCGGTGGTCGGCACGAAGCCCCAATTGCCCGACCAGGCGTCGTTGAGGATGTCGGTCAGGGCTTTGACCTCGTCGTCGTAGCGGCTCATGTCCAGCTCGCGCAGGGTCACGCCCTCGGGCAGGCCGCGCTTGACCCGGCGTACCACCACCGGCGGCAGGGCCGCGCGTGGGTCGCAGACATAGGCGTAGACGTCCTTGGCCTTGGCGTAACCCTGCTCCTCGACCCGCGCGGCGGTGTAGCGCGGGTCGTGGCCCATCATCACCATCGGCTTGCTGTCGAAGCCGTCGACCAGCAGGCCGACCTCTTCGTTGATCGACAGGTTGAACGGACCCAGGGCCCGGTCGCAACCGCGGGCCTTCAGCCAGTCCTCGGCGGTGCGGAACAGCAGGCTGAAGATCGCCGGATCATCCTCGGCGGCGATCATGCCGAAATTGCCGGTCTTGCCGGTCCCGACCTCGGTGGCCAGATGGTCGATCTGGGCGCTGATCCGGCCCACGTCGCGGCCGCCGCGCACGGCCAGCCACATCTGGACGTCGGCATGCTCGAAGAACGGGTTGGTCTTGGGCGTCAGGGCCGCCATCCGCTCGTACATCAGCGGCACGACCCAGTTGGGGTCCTTGGCGTTGAGGCGGTTGGGCAGGTCGACGAACCGCCTCAACTCGGCCTTGGAGCCGACCGGGACGATCGTGAGGTCGGAATCGGTGGTGTCGAACGGCATTCAGCCCTCCAGGACAACAAGTGCGTAGATCGCGAGGGCCGCGAAAATGGTTGGGCCGCCCCAGACGGCCAGGGCGGGGGACAGTGAGCCGCCTTCGCCGAGCGCGGACAGCAGGCCGTTGACCACCAGGAAGACCAGGCCGGCCGCCAGGCCGGCGGTCAGCAGCACCGCGCCTTGTCCGCTGCGGAAATTGGCCAGGGCGACCGGGGCGCTGAGCAGCAGCATGACCAGCGAGGCGAATGGCCCGGCGAAGGCCGCCAGCAGGCGCGTCTCGTAGAAGCTGCTCGGACGGTCGCCGCCGCCGCTCAGCAGGGCGCGGCGGGCCGTGGCGGCGGTCGGCACGGGGCTGTCAGCGAACAGGGCCTGGACGTCCTGCCGATGCAGGGGCGAAGGCCAGCCCATCCGGGCGGCGGGCGTGACGTTCACCTGCTCGCCGTTGAACCGGACGATCACGGGGTTGACCAGGGTCCAGCCGCTGGCGCGGGCATAGGTGGCCGACGGCGCCTCAATGCGCTCGACCAGCCGGCCGACCTTGTCGCGCCGATAGACCTTGACCGCCTTCAGGACGCCGCCGTCGGCCGAGGCGCCGCCGGCGATCACCAGGTCATCGCCGGCCCGGAAGCTGCGGGGACCGGGAACCTTGCGGTCGGCGACCGGGGTGGTGGCCTGCCACCAGTCGGCCAGCACCGGATCGGTGCGCGGGGCGATCAGCTGGGCGCAGCCGAAGTCGACGGCCATGACCAGCAAGGCCACGGGCAGGGCCATGCCGACGATGCGGTAGGCCGAGATGCCCGTGGCGCGCATGGCGATGATCGCGCTCTCGCGGGCCAGCTGCGAGAAGGCGAACAGTCCGCCGGCCAGGGTGGCGATCGGAGCGACCTGCTCGATCAGCCGCGGCGAGCGCAGGGCGGCGTAGTACAGCACCCCCGCCGTCCCCAGGCCGCGGTCCAGGATGTCGGTGGTCACCTCCAGCAGGTCGAGGATCTGCAGGATCGAGAACAGGATCAGAGCCGCGCCGAGCACGCGCGTGCCGACCGTGCGCAGGACGTAGAGCTGGATCTTCATGCGTCGGCCTGCTCGAACTTGTCCCGGAACATCCGCCGGAAGCGCTTGATGCCGCCGCCGAAGCTCTGAATGAGGTCGGTGACCGGGGTCTGACCGGGCCGCTTGCGGCTGCCGACGAACATCCAGACGCTGAGGCTGGTGAAGATCAGCCACGGAAGGCCGATGGCCGCCAGCGGCATGGCCTTGCCCGACTCGGCCAGGCTCTGGCCCAGCTGCAGGCTGTGCTGGAAGGCCAGCAGCAGCACGCCGGCGATGATCAGGCCGGGGGTGCGGTTGCCGCGCTTGGCGGCCAGGCCCAGCGGGAAGGCCAGCAACGGCAGGAAGGGCAGGAAGGCGGCTCGGGCCAGGCGGCCGTACAGCTCGGCCAGCAGGGTGGGGCGCGGCACGATGGGGTTGGGGCTCTCGGCCTGGCGGGCCAACTCGCCCAGGGTCAGTTCGCGCTCGTCGCCGCCGCGACTGCGCAGCAGGGCCGCCGCGCCGGACAGGGGGACGTTGGTGGTGAACTGGTCGAACACCAGGATGCGGTACTCGCCGCGGGCGTCCAGGCCGATCCGCTGGCCCCGGCGCAGCAGCATGATGACGTTCTTGCCGTCGGGGGCCGAGCGCAGGTCGGCGGTGGCGGCGGTGATCACCTCTTCCCGCCCGGCGGCGTCCATCCGGCGGATGAACACCCGCGTCAGCTGCTGGCCCGCCGGATCGGCGCCGTCGGCGGTCATCAGCAGCTTGGGCTGGTCGATGAAGGAGCCGCCGTTCAGCTTGCCGTTCCAGCCGGCGTTGATCGCCTCGTGCATCACCGCCCGATAGGCGTAGCGGCTGTAGGGCTGCATGTAGCCGAAGACGATCAGGCTGAAGACCATCAGGAACAGGCCGACATAGACGAACGGGGCGGCGATGCGGGTGAGGGACTGACCGCTGGCCAGCAGGGCGTCGATCTCCGAGCCGTCGCTGAGCTTGGTGATGACGATGAACAGCGCCACGAAGAACGCCACCGGCAGGGCCAGGCCCAGATAGTGCGGCACCAGGTTGGCGGCCAGCTCGGTCACGTAGCCGAAACGGGCGCTGCTCTGCGACAGCACGTCCAGCAGGCGCAGGACCCTCTCGAGCAAAAGGGCGATCACCGTCACGCCCAGGCAGCCGACGATCGGCCAGAGCAGCATGCGCAGCAGATAGGCGTCGATCAGCCGGAAGCGGGCGGTGCCGTGCGGCGTGGGGATGGGCTTCTTCACGCGGCCGACCACGCCTCGGCCAGCGTCCCGGCCAGCCGCTCGGCGGCGTCCAGGTCCAGATCGACCGTCGAGCCCAGGGCGGGAACGGCGGGCCAGCCGGCGTCGTTGTACACCCGGCCTTCATGCTCGCGCGTCCCCGCGTAGCGCGGGATCACGTGGAAATGCACGTCCTTGTCGACCATCATCAGCATCAGGTAGTTGATCTTCTCGTACGCGACCACCTTGGCCAACATCCGCTCGACGCCCTGCGTCGCCGTCTTGAGGTCGGCGAAGGCGGCCGGACTCAGCTGGGAGAAGGCCTCGACCGATTCCTTGCATACCAGCACCAGCGACCCAAATGTCGGTTGCTTGGGACGCACCAGGATCAGCCAGCTGTCGGTTTCGGCGACCTTGGTGCGCGGGAAACCGAAATTCTCAGCGGTGGGATTGGTCATGTCGGCCTCGCCTCCGGGCGTTCGCCGCCGTTGCTCCTACAATAGGGACGCCGTCATTTCCATGGAAGCACGATCCGCGTTGTTCGCCTCGGTTCTGGCCGTTTTCGCCCTCGTGAGCGGACCGGTGTCGGCGGACGATTCCGGCGGCGGCGCGGGCGCGGGCGTCGCCAGCCCGGGCCGGACCTGCGAGGGCCGCCCGACGGGGGTTCGGCTCATCGTCCAGGTGGCGCGCCTGAAGTCCAGCCAGGGCGAGGTGGCGGTCACCGTCTACCCGTCCGATCCCCGGCGGTTCCTGGCGCCGCACGGCAAGCTGATGCGGGTGCGCGCCAGGGCCGACGCGCCGGTGACCGAGGCCTGCTTCTACCTGCCCAAGCCGGACGCCTACGCCGTGGCCGTCTATCACGACGCCAACGCCAACCGGGACTTCGACCGCAATACCGTCGGTCTGCCGGTCGAGGGTTTCGCCTTCTCCAACGACGCGCCCAGCAAGGTCGGCGCGCCGACGTTCCAGGCTGCGCGGTTCACGGTCCGGCCTGGCGACACGGTCCTGCGCGTGAAGATGCGCTACGTCCGCTGAATCGCGGGCCGGCCGGCCTGGACCAGGACGTAGCGACCCAGTTCGCCCGTCTGGCCGGTGGCGGGATCCAACCCGCGGGCCACCAGCTTGACCTCGATGCCACCCTGCGCCTGGCGGTCGATCTCGACCCCGTGCCAGCGCGCCGCCGGGTGGCCGCGTTCGCCCAGGGCCGAGGCGGAGGGCACGCCCAGCACGGGGATCGCCGCGCCGTCCGGTCCAGGCGCGGTGGACACCGTCGCTTCGTGGGCGTGGCCGTGCAGGATCAGGTCGGCGCCGTGGCGCGCCAGCAGGGCGCGCAGGGCGTCCTGGTCCTCCAGCGACTTGCGCCGGGCCACCGCGCCCGGAACCGGCGGGTGGTGGATCAGCAGCACTCGGAAGGCGTCGCCATAGGCCGGGTCGCCCAGCAGGGCGTCCAGCCGCTCCAGCTGCGCCTGGCCCAGGCGGCCGGTGGCCAGATGGGGGGCGGTCGGCACCGCCGAACACAGGTTGAACAGCGCTACGCCGTCGCGCAGCCGCACCTGGGGGAAGGTGGCTTCGCCATCGTCGCCCAGCCACGGGGTCCAGGCCGCGAACGAGTCGCCGTCCCGAGCGCCGACCAGGGCGTCGTGGTTGCCGGGGCTGACGGTGATGTCGCGGGCGGGGCCCAGGGCCTCCAGCCAGACGCGGGCCGCCTCGTACTCGGCCTGGGACGCGTAGTTCGTCAGGTCGCCGGTGATGGCGATGTGGTCCGGGGCGTGGGCTTTAAGGTCGGCGATCACGACCTCCAGCACCTCGGGCCGATGCTCCCGGTGCTTGCGCCGCCAGGCGATCCGGCTCAGCAGCCGCTTGGACAGCAGGTCCCGCCAGCCGAACGCGCCCTTGGGCGGCGGCAGGTGGAGGTCCGAGAGGTGGGCGAGGCGGAATATCGACAAGTTTGGTTCACGGATTCTGGCGGAAGGGGCCGAAGCTGCTTATCAATCGCGCCAGGTTTCAAGGGGTTGTCTATCGTGAGCGCGGAAAATCAGCCAAATGAGGCCGCCGGCCCGTCCGCCGTCACGGTCGGCCAGGCTAAAACCCGCCTCTGGGGCATGAGCTCCGCCGAGCGGTTGTCGCGAATCTACCGCCGCGTGGGCCTGGTCGAGGCCGGGCCCGAGACCGTGTTCATCGCCGGCGACGTCGTCGTGGTCGACGCCGGCTGGGTGTTCGACGAGTCGCTGATCAAGGCCCTGGCCGGACGCCCCGGCGTGGCCCTCGTCGACGAGACCGGCCGAGTGGTGGCCGTCAACGTCCCCGCCGCCCAAGCCCGCGAGGCGATTGTGCGGCTGGACACCGGCGAGGACGTCACCGCCCTGGCCGCCACCCGCCTGACGGCGCTGGAGCTGGGCTCGGCCTACAACAGCGCCCTGCGCAAGCGCGAGCCGCCGGTGCTGGAGCGCCTGACGCCCGAGACCCGCGTGGCGGTCGAGAAGCGCCTGTTCCAGGGCTCGTACAAGGGCGTCACCGACCTGGTGACCAAGTACGTCTGGCCCACGCCCGCCCGGATCGTCACCCGCTGGTGCGCCCTGGCGAAGATGACCCCCAACCAGGTGACCCTGATCGGCTTCCTGCTGGTGCTGGCCGCCTTCTGGCTGTTCTGGACCGGCCAGTGGGGCTGGGGCCTGGTCTGCGCCTGGATCATGACCTTCCTCGACACCGTCGACGGCAAGCTGGCGCGGGTGACCCTGACCTCGTCCAAGTGGGGCAACGTCTTCGACCACGGCATCGACCTGGTCCATCCGCCGTTCTGGTGGTGGGCCTGGTATGTCGGCGTGGGCGCGGTGGGCTTGACCATGCCGCATGGCCCGCTGGCCCTGGCGATCATCGTCGGCGGCTATGTGCTGCAGCGGGTGGAGGAGGGGATCTTCCTGGCCCTGTTCAAGGTCGAGATGCACGCCTGGCGGCCGTTCGACAGCTTCTTCCGGCTGATCACCGCCCGCCGCAACCCCAACCTGATCCTGCTGACCCTTGCGGTTCTGGCGGGCCGTCCCGACATCGGGTTCCTGGCGGTGGCGGTCTGGACGGCGATCTGCCTGGTCGTGCACGCCGCGCAGATCCTGCAAGCCCTGGGGGCTCCGAAGGGGGCCGTCGTTTCCTGGTTGTCGCGCTGATGCGAGTGGGCGTCGTCCGCAATCCGATGAGCCACGCCAATATCGGGCGG
It encodes:
- a CDS encoding TonB-dependent receptor, whose translation is MSRFNALKCALLLGAGLSALSFANAALAQEASSTALDEIVVTAERRSENLQKVPVSVAVVGGDQLRAIQGGGDDIISLSGKVPSFYAETTTGRIFPRFYIRGLGNIDFYLGASQPVSIIQDDVVLEHVVLKSNPVFDVKQVEVLRGPQGSLFGRNTTAGIVKFDTNKPTQTLEGRASASYGTYGTTTFDGGIGGPIVADKLAFRVSALYQHRDDYVDNTFAGASADGTVTPKKNAMGGFDEKDVRIQLLATPTEQLTVLASAHARNYEGTSTLFLRGALKKGSNSSTAPRDSVAFDEANNNPQAYDTQGTSLNIAYDFGPVTLTSISAYETTSGYSRGDTDGGAAANFPVAGAPNGFGQSMGQVRDLDQLTQEIRLASNGDDRLKWQVGALYFDSRDTTDFFQRAYFLTTAARNPNNWVELNNLNTSWAVFGQVSYKLTDALTVTGGLRDTYDAKKTVLAKTANTAANVSTYAGRRYVRLSDEQVSWDLSANYEVNPDLNLYARVAKGFRGPTIQGRSAVFNSDFTTANSETILSWEAGFKSTLLDNTLRLNASAFTYEVKDIQLNGNDSNGNGVLFNADKAKAYGLEADAEWRPIANLTLTAGVSLLHSEIKDKRVYAQVCALNSVVVCTVKNPTIAIVGPFGTSTFAQIDGQPLPNAPKYNLSFTGRYDVPVGADGKLFVATDWNVQGYTNFVLYKTDEFYSKGNFEGGLKLGYEGGNGAYEVALFGRNITNEKNLKGVIENYMAAVYNEPRIVGVSVSAKLK
- a CDS encoding nucleotidyltransferase family protein — translated: MAAFQALVLAGSRGGVDPVAAYAGVSQKGLIVLGGRTLLARVLDALDKAGAERIGVSTNDAALEAALADETTRATLSRLPSAAGPSQSVHDGAQAMGTPLLVTTVDHALLQAEWVSDFMADTPADADIAILLGEEALVQAAAPTTKRTYLAFRDGRYSGCNLFYLKTPASLRAIDLWRTVEKHRKQPWKIAALFGPVTLIRYLLGQMTLDEMVARIGRLAGVRAAAVRARHGLAAVDVDKPADLDLVRSLVEG
- a CDS encoding LptF/LptG family permease — encoded protein: MKIQLYVLRTVGTRVLGAALILFSILQILDLLEVTTDILDRGLGTAGVLYYAALRSPRLIEQVAPIATLAGGLFAFSQLARESAIIAMRATGISAYRIVGMALPVALLVMAVDFGCAQLIAPRTDPVLADWWQATTPVADRKVPGPRSFRAGDDLVIAGGASADGGVLKAVKVYRRDKVGRLVERIEAPSATYARASGWTLVNPVIVRFNGEQVNVTPAARMGWPSPLHRQDVQALFADSPVPTAATARRALLSGGGDRPSSFYETRLLAAFAGPFASLVMLLLSAPVALANFRSGQGAVLLTAGLAAGLVFLVVNGLLSALGEGGSLSPALAVWGGPTIFAALAIYALVVLEG
- a CDS encoding LptF/LptG family permease, translating into MLLWPIVGCLGVTVIALLLERVLRLLDVLSQSSARFGYVTELAANLVPHYLGLALPVAFFVALFIVITKLSDGSEIDALLASGQSLTRIAAPFVYVGLFLMVFSLIVFGYMQPYSRYAYRAVMHEAINAGWNGKLNGGSFIDQPKLLMTADGADPAGQQLTRVFIRRMDAAGREEVITAATADLRSAPDGKNVIMLLRRGQRIGLDARGEYRILVFDQFTTNVPLSGAAALLRSRGGDERELTLGELARQAESPNPIVPRPTLLAELYGRLARAAFLPFLPLLAFPLGLAAKRGNRTPGLIIAGVLLLAFQHSLQLGQSLAESGKAMPLAAIGLPWLIFTSLSVWMFVGSRKRPGQTPVTDLIQSFGGGIKRFRRMFRDKFEQADA
- a CDS encoding HIT family protein translates to MTNPTAENFGFPRTKVAETDSWLILVRPKQPTFGSLVLVCKESVEAFSQLSPAAFADLKTATQGVERMLAKVVAYEKINYLMLMMVDKDVHFHVIPRYAGTREHEGRVYNDAGWPAVPALGSTVDLDLDAAERLAGTLAEAWSAA
- a CDS encoding DUF2141 domain-containing protein encodes the protein MSADDSGGGAGAGVASPGRTCEGRPTGVRLIVQVARLKSSQGEVAVTVYPSDPRRFLAPHGKLMRVRARADAPVTEACFYLPKPDAYAVAVYHDANANRDFDRNTVGLPVEGFAFSNDAPSKVGAPTFQAARFTVRPGDTVLRVKMRYVR
- a CDS encoding metallophosphoesterase family protein, which codes for MSIFRLAHLSDLHLPPPKGAFGWRDLLSKRLLSRIAWRRKHREHRPEVLEVVIADLKAHAPDHIAITGDLTNYASQAEYEAARVWLEALGPARDITVSPGNHDALVGARDGDSFAAWTPWLGDDGEATFPQVRLRDGVALFNLCSAVPTAPHLATGRLGQAQLERLDALLGDPAYGDAFRVLLIHHPPVPGAVARRKSLEDQDALRALLARHGADLILHGHAHEATVSTAPGPDGAAIPVLGVPSASALGERGHPAARWHGVEIDRQAQGGIEVKLVARGLDPATGQTGELGRYVLVQAGRPAIQRT
- a CDS encoding CDP-alcohol phosphatidyltransferase family protein; translated protein: MSSAERLSRIYRRVGLVEAGPETVFIAGDVVVVDAGWVFDESLIKALAGRPGVALVDETGRVVAVNVPAAQAREAIVRLDTGEDVTALAATRLTALELGSAYNSALRKREPPVLERLTPETRVAVEKRLFQGSYKGVTDLVTKYVWPTPARIVTRWCALAKMTPNQVTLIGFLLVLAAFWLFWTGQWGWGLVCAWIMTFLDTVDGKLARVTLTSSKWGNVFDHGIDLVHPPFWWWAWYVGVGAVGLTMPHGPLALAIIVGGYVLQRVEEGIFLALFKVEMHAWRPFDSFFRLITARRNPNLILLTLAVLAGRPDIGFLAVAVWTAICLVVHAAQILQALGAPKGAVVSWLSR